In Candidatus Berkelbacteria bacterium, the following are encoded in one genomic region:
- a CDS encoding M48 family metallopeptidase produces MKMPDRIKVKRLRRSRHLRLKVFHDGSVVVTAPLRAPQKLIEDFILEHENWIEEKLSEATTRLNKLTAEQEKLFFRGQEYDFRLNVSNDVKSGVKIDGRSFIVSSLAEDHDTVRKILEKFYRREAEKRFRERVPLLADLVGRDVVKVTIRDQRTRWGSCSSRNTLSLNWRLIMAPDSVSDYVIYHELSHLTHMNHSERFWALVESYDKNYKASERWLKKHHNLLHF; encoded by the coding sequence ATGAAGATGCCAGACCGGATTAAAGTTAAACGCCTACGCCGGTCCCGTCACTTACGCCTAAAGGTTTTTCACGACGGCTCAGTAGTAGTGACCGCACCCTTAAGGGCGCCTCAAAAGTTGATTGAAGACTTCATTTTAGAGCACGAAAACTGGATTGAAGAAAAATTGTCTGAGGCCACGACTAGGTTAAATAAACTAACCGCCGAGCAAGAGAAACTTTTCTTTCGTGGTCAGGAATATGATTTTCGCCTCAACGTTTCGAACGACGTTAAATCCGGGGTAAAAATAGACGGGCGATCTTTCATCGTTTCAAGTCTAGCTGAGGATCATGATACCGTCCGGAAAATTTTAGAAAAATTTTACCGTCGTGAGGCGGAAAAACGGTTTCGTGAACGCGTACCGCTGCTAGCAGATTTAGTTGGTCGAGACGTAGTTAAAGTCACGATCCGTGACCAACGAACACGATGGGGCTCGTGCTCAAGTCGCAACACGTTATCGCTCAACTGGCGACTGATTATGGCACCGGACAGCGTCAGCGACTACGTTATCTACCACGAGCTATCACACTTAACCCATATGAATCACTCAGAGCGGTTTTGGGCGTTAGTCGAGAGCTACGACAAAAACTACAAAGCCTCAGAGCGGTGGCTCAAAAAACACCACAACCTCCTTCATTTCTAA
- a CDS encoding peptidylprolyl isomerase, producing MGKFSSVQIFLERVKAVLALFWDFLKRIYVIVWGWAKVRLPFVKALVRRHTNNPSTLFVDIAIAVLVLYTAFGLLGYILIYPKKSETSFTETLAILYPLPAAKVNNSFIWSHKFLERLRFLNTFNHQVPKDTALKPPTDAELRTRVLEGLIEDRVIVLEAKQRGLRVTEEELTKALEKQGKAEDVAKKIDELYGMNLADFKEIIAEQLLKEKVKNAVLTKVRVRHILISTQPVANEAKKQLDTGRDFAEVAKEFSQDAKSKDSGGDLGYWRKGELSAQISPGFEEAAFAQQVNQISGLIQSPFGFHILQVTERSGDNLQTYEEWYKQQLSKYRLKRYVKT from the coding sequence GTGGGTAAATTTTCCTCAGTTCAGATTTTTCTAGAGAGAGTCAAGGCCGTCTTGGCGCTCTTTTGGGACTTCCTGAAGCGCATTTACGTGATCGTTTGGGGTTGGGCGAAAGTTCGCCTCCCATTCGTCAAGGCACTTGTACGCCGGCATACTAACAACCCCTCGACCCTATTCGTTGACATCGCGATTGCTGTTTTGGTGCTTTATACCGCTTTTGGCCTGTTGGGTTACATTCTGATTTATCCGAAGAAATCCGAAACCTCGTTCACGGAAACACTAGCTATCCTCTATCCTCTGCCAGCAGCAAAAGTAAATAATTCCTTCATCTGGAGCCATAAGTTTCTCGAACGCCTGCGCTTTTTAAATACCTTTAACCATCAGGTGCCAAAGGACACCGCCCTCAAGCCCCCGACCGACGCCGAGCTTCGAACTCGGGTGCTAGAAGGGCTGATTGAAGACCGCGTTATCGTCCTGGAGGCAAAACAACGAGGGCTGCGGGTGACCGAGGAGGAGCTGACTAAAGCGCTCGAGAAACAGGGCAAGGCGGAAGATGTCGCTAAGAAGATTGATGAGCTATACGGCATGAATCTGGCCGACTTTAAAGAAATAATTGCCGAGCAACTTCTTAAAGAAAAAGTAAAGAACGCCGTGCTTACCAAAGTTCGAGTGCGACACATCCTAATCTCTACCCAACCTGTTGCCAACGAAGCTAAGAAACAGCTCGACACCGGACGTGATTTTGCCGAAGTTGCCAAAGAGTTCAGCCAGGACGCCAAGTCGAAAGACTCTGGCGGGGACCTAGGGTACTGGCGCAAGGGCGAGCTATCGGCTCAGATCTCGCCCGGATTTGAGGAAGCCGCTTTTGCCCAACAGGTCAACCAAATTTCTGGGCTCATCCAATCGCCTTTTGGCTTTCACATTCTTCAAGTCACGGAAAGGTCCGGCGATAACCTGCAAACGTACGAAGAATGGTACAAGCAACAGCTCAGCAAATACCGCCTTAAGCGCTACGTCAAAACCTGA